The segment TAGAATGCCGCGTCTTTTTTCCGGGGCCTTGCCCGCAACTTTCCACCCATTGCCGCAGACGAGTCGGACACTATGACAGCCACGCCCAAACCCCTGGTCCTGATCATCCTGGACGGTTTCGGTCACAGTGACAGCCCCGAATACAACGCCATCCACGCCGCCAGTACCCCGGTCTACGACCGCCTGCGCGCCACCCAGCCCCACGGCCTGATTTCCGGCAGCGGCATGGACGTCGGCCTGCCGGACGGCCAGATGGGCAACTCCGAAGTCGGCCACATGAACCTGGGTGCAGGTCGCGTGGTGTACCAGGACTTCACCCGCGTGACCAAGGCGATCCGCGATGGTGAGTTCTTCACCAACCCGGAGATCACCAGCGCCGTGGACAAGGCCGTGGCCGCCGGCAAGGCCGTGCACTTCATGGGCCTGCTTTCCGACGGCGGCGTGCACAGCCACCAGGACCACCTGGTCGCCATGGCTGAACTGGCTGCCCAGCGCGGCGCCGAGAAGATCTACCTGCACGCCTTCCTCGACGGCCGCGATACTCCGCCAAAGAGCGCCGAGCCTTCCATCAAGCTGCTGGACGAAACCTTCGCCCGCCTCGGCAAGGGCCGCGTCGCCAGCCTGATCGGCCGCTACTTCGCCATGGACCGCGACAACCGCTGGGACCGCGTCGAAGCTGCCTACAACCTGATCACCGAAGGCCAGGCCGAATTCACCGCCGCCACCGCCGTCGAAGGCCTGGCTGCCGCCTACGAGCGCGGCGAGAGCGACGAGTTCGTCAAGGCCACCCGTATCGGCGATGCCGTGAAGGTGGAAGATGGCGACGCCGTGATCTTCATGAACTTCCGCGCCGACCGCGCCCGCGAGCTGTCGCGCGCCTTCGTCGAGCCGGGCTTCAAGGAATTCCCGCGCCAGCGCGAGCTGAACCTCGCCGGCTACGTGATGCTGACCCAGTACGCGGCAAGCATCCCCGCCCCCTGCGCGTTCAAGCCCGAGTCCCTGGACAACGTGCTGGGCGAATACCTGGCCAAGAACGGCAAGACCCAGCTGCGCATCGCCGAGACCGAGAAATACGCCCACGTGACCTTCTTCTTCTCCGGCGGCCGCGAAGAGCCCTTCGAAGGCGAAGAACGCATCCTGATCCCGTCGCCCAAGGTCGCCACCTATGACCTGCAGCCGGAAATGAGCGCCCCCGAGGTGACCGACAAGATCGTCGACGCCATCCTCCACCAGCGCTACGACGTGATAGTGGTCAACTACGCCAACGGCGACATGGTCGGCCACACCGGCGTGTTCGAAGCCGCGGTCAAGGCCGTGGAATGCCTGGACGGCTGCGTCGGCCGCATCGTCGAAGCCCTGGACAAGGTGGGCGGCGAAGCGCTGATCACCGCCGACCACGGCAACGTCGAGCAGATGGAAGACGAAATGACCGGCCAGGCGCACACCGCCCACACCTGCGAGCCGGTGCCCTTCATCTATGTAGGCAAGCGCCCGGCGAAGATCCGCGAAGGCGGTGTGCTGGCCGACGTGGCCCCGACGCTGCTGACCCTGATGGGCCTGCCGGTGCCGGCCGAGATGACCGGCAAGACCATCGTCGAGCTGCAATGATCGACCCGGGCCGCCGCCACGGCGCGGCCCGAGCGCGGAAATTCTGCGCGCCTCATCAGGAAACGCCCCGAACCCCTGGTTCCGGGCGTTTTTTTTGCCCGGCGCCACGGGCATACTAGGCCGGTCCTCCCCCCTGGTGCCCCACGCCCCATGTTTCGCACCCTCGCCCTCGTTATCCTCGCCAGCCTGATCACCCCGGTGATGGCCGACCAGCGCGCCGAAACCCAGCAGCAGCTGGACCAGGCCGCCAGGGACGTTGGCGAGCTGAAGAAACTCCTGAAGCAATTGCAGGAGGAAAAGTCCGGTGTTCAGGCCGACCTGAAGAAAACCGAGACCGAAATGGGCAACCTCGAGCAGCAGGTCAAGGACCTGCAGCAGGAGCTCAAGGACAGCGAAGGCGAAATCCAGCGCCTGGATGGAGAGAAAAAAAAACTCCAGGAAGCGCGCGCTGAACAGCAACGGCTGATCGGCATCCAGGCTCGCGCCGCCTACCAGAGCGGCCAGCAGGAATACGTCAAGCTGCTGCTCAACCAGCAGCACCCCGAGAAGTTCGCCCGCACCCTCACCTACTACGACTACCTGAGCCAGGCCCGCCTGGAGCAGCTCTCGGCGTTCAACGAGACCCTGCGCCAGCTGGCCAACGTCGAGCAGGAAATCACTGCCCAGCAGGACCAGCTCAACGAGCAGAAGGCCGCCCTGGAAGGCCGCCGCGAACAATTGGCGACTGCGCGCAAGGAGCGCCAGCAGGCCCTGGCCAAGCTCAACCAGGACTTCAGCGACCGCGACAAGAAGCTCAAGGCCCGTCAGCAGGAGCAGGCCGAACTGGGCAAGGTGCTGAAAACCATCGAAGAAACCCTGGCGCGCCAGGAGCGCGAGGCGCGGGCGGCCGAGGAAGCCCGCAAGCGCGCCCTCGCCGAACAGCAGCGCCAGCTGCGCGAGCACCCGGCCGGCAGCCCCGCGCGACCCGCCAACGGGCCGATGGTGTCCAGCGCCGGCGGCAATTTCGGCGGCCCCTTCGCCAAGGCCCGTGGCCAACTGCCCTGGCCGGTGGACGGCCGCGTGGTAGCACGCTTCGGCTCGGCCCGTGGTGGTGACTCCCGCGCCAAATGGGATGGAGTGCTGATCGGCGCCGCCGAAGGCAGCTCGGTTCGGGCCGTACACGGCGGTCGCGTGGTTTTCGCTGACTGGTTGCGCGGCGCCGGGCTTCTGGTCATTCTCGACCATGGCAACGGCTATCTGAGCCTCTACGGACACAATCAACGTCTATTGAAAAGTGCCGGCGATATCGTGAAGGCGGGTGAATCCATCGCCACCGTCGGCAACAGTGGCGGGCAGGACACGCCCGCGCTGTACTTCGCCATTCGCCAGCAGGGCCGCCCCACAGACCCGGCACAATGGTGCCGCGCGCAAGGATAGGCGCCATCTCATCTAGCAGGAGTTTCGCATGCCGCATCTGTCCCGCCTCACTTCCCTGGCCATGGCTCTGGCGCTGCTCAGCGGCGCCCCGCAGCTGCTGGCCGCCGAGGAGCCGGCAACCCTCCCCGCCACGGCAGTGAGCGGCAAGGCGCCGCTGCCGCTGGATGAGCTGCGCACCTTCGCCGAGGTCCTGGATCGCATCAAATCCGCCTACGTCGAGCCGGTCGACGACAAGACCCTGCTGGAGAATGCCATCAAGGGCATGCTCAGCAACCTAGACCCGCACTCCGCCTACCTGGAGCCGGAAGACTTCCAGGAGCTGCAGGAAAGCACCAGCGGCGAGTTCGGTGGTCTCGGCATCGAAGTCGGCGCCGAAGATGGCTTCATCAAGGTGGTTTCCCCCATCGATGACACCCCGGCGTCCAAGGCCGGCATCCAGCCCGGCGACCTGATCGTCAAGATCGACGGCCAGCCCACCAAGGGCATTTCGCTGATGGATGCGGTGGACAAGATGCGCGGCAAGGCCGGCAGCAAGATCACCCTGACCCTGGTGCGCGACGGCGGCCGCCCGTTCGATGTCGAGCTGGTTCGCGCGGCGATCAAGGTCAAGAGCGTGAAGAGCCAGCTCCTGGAGAAGGGCTATGGCTATGTGCGCATCACCCAGTTCCAGGTCAATACCGGCGAAGAAGTCGGCAAGGCCCTGGCCAAGCTGCGCAAGGACAACAACGGCCGCCTCTCCGGCCTGGTGCTCGACCTGCGCAACAACCCCGGCGGCGTGCTGCAGTCGGCGGTGGAGGTTTCCGACCACTTCCTGAAGAAAGGCCTGATCGTCTACACCAAGGGCCGCATCGCCAATTCCGAGCTGCGCTTCTCCGCCGACCCGGCCGATGCCAGCGAAGGTGTGCCGCTGGTGGTGCTGATCAACGGCGGCAGCGCTTCGGCGGCCGAGATCGTCGCCGGCGCCCTGCAGGATCACAAGCGCGGCGTGCTGATGGGCACCGACAGCTTCGGCAAGGGTTCCGTGCAGACCGTGCTGCCGCTGAACAACGACCGCGCCCTGAAGCTGACCACCGCGCTCTACTACACCCCCAATGGCCGTTCGATCCAGGCCCAGGGCATTGTTCCGGACATCGAGGTGGCGCGCGCCAAGGTCACCCGCGAGCAGGACGGCGAATCCTTCAAGGAAGCCGACCTCGCCGGCCACCTCGGCAACGGCAACGGCGGCGCCGACCGTCCGAGCGCGAGCAAGAAGTCCGCGGA is part of the Pseudomonas lalkuanensis genome and harbors:
- the gpmI gene encoding 2,3-bisphosphoglycerate-independent phosphoglycerate mutase, translated to MTATPKPLVLIILDGFGHSDSPEYNAIHAASTPVYDRLRATQPHGLISGSGMDVGLPDGQMGNSEVGHMNLGAGRVVYQDFTRVTKAIRDGEFFTNPEITSAVDKAVAAGKAVHFMGLLSDGGVHSHQDHLVAMAELAAQRGAEKIYLHAFLDGRDTPPKSAEPSIKLLDETFARLGKGRVASLIGRYFAMDRDNRWDRVEAAYNLITEGQAEFTAATAVEGLAAAYERGESDEFVKATRIGDAVKVEDGDAVIFMNFRADRARELSRAFVEPGFKEFPRQRELNLAGYVMLTQYAASIPAPCAFKPESLDNVLGEYLAKNGKTQLRIAETEKYAHVTFFFSGGREEPFEGEERILIPSPKVATYDLQPEMSAPEVTDKIVDAILHQRYDVIVVNYANGDMVGHTGVFEAAVKAVECLDGCVGRIVEALDKVGGEALITADHGNVEQMEDEMTGQAHTAHTCEPVPFIYVGKRPAKIREGGVLADVAPTLLTLMGLPVPAEMTGKTIVELQ
- a CDS encoding murein hydrolase activator EnvC family protein, which encodes MFRTLALVILASLITPVMADQRAETQQQLDQAARDVGELKKLLKQLQEEKSGVQADLKKTETEMGNLEQQVKDLQQELKDSEGEIQRLDGEKKKLQEARAEQQRLIGIQARAAYQSGQQEYVKLLLNQQHPEKFARTLTYYDYLSQARLEQLSAFNETLRQLANVEQEITAQQDQLNEQKAALEGRREQLATARKERQQALAKLNQDFSDRDKKLKARQQEQAELGKVLKTIEETLARQEREARAAEEARKRALAEQQRQLREHPAGSPARPANGPMVSSAGGNFGGPFAKARGQLPWPVDGRVVARFGSARGGDSRAKWDGVLIGAAEGSSVRAVHGGRVVFADWLRGAGLLVILDHGNGYLSLYGHNQRLLKSAGDIVKAGESIATVGNSGGQDTPALYFAIRQQGRPTDPAQWCRAQG
- a CDS encoding S41 family peptidase; this encodes MPHLSRLTSLAMALALLSGAPQLLAAEEPATLPATAVSGKAPLPLDELRTFAEVLDRIKSAYVEPVDDKTLLENAIKGMLSNLDPHSAYLEPEDFQELQESTSGEFGGLGIEVGAEDGFIKVVSPIDDTPASKAGIQPGDLIVKIDGQPTKGISLMDAVDKMRGKAGSKITLTLVRDGGRPFDVELVRAAIKVKSVKSQLLEKGYGYVRITQFQVNTGEEVGKALAKLRKDNNGRLSGLVLDLRNNPGGVLQSAVEVSDHFLKKGLIVYTKGRIANSELRFSADPADASEGVPLVVLINGGSASAAEIVAGALQDHKRGVLMGTDSFGKGSVQTVLPLNNDRALKLTTALYYTPNGRSIQAQGIVPDIEVARAKVTREQDGESFKEADLAGHLGNGNGGADRPSASKKSAEPRPQDDDFQLSQALNLLKGLNVTREN